A region from the Campylobacter blaseri genome encodes:
- the bioD gene encoding dethiobiotin synthase — protein sequence MKELFITATGTDVGKTYVSALICKNLMQSGLNVGYFKPVASGNIKDENGNLRVGDVSFVKEFANLSFEVKDMHSYAYERAYSPHLATKFEGNPPVKDKILKDIENLKKKCDFLVVEGSGGVICPFRWDEQKIMQLDIIKALNYEVLIVADSGLGGINSAILTTEYLKNHNIKIKGFALNNYDETNPIHKDNKTMIEMLSGLNVLFTVQKEQKNIDFRP from the coding sequence ATGAAAGAATTATTTATAACAGCAACAGGAACTGATGTTGGAAAAACCTATGTAAGCGCTTTAATTTGTAAAAATTTAATGCAAAGTGGTTTAAATGTTGGCTATTTTAAACCTGTTGCAAGTGGAAATATTAAAGATGAAAACGGGAATTTAAGAGTTGGTGATGTTAGCTTTGTAAAAGAGTTTGCAAATTTGAGTTTTGAAGTAAAAGATATGCACTCTTACGCTTATGAAAGAGCCTATTCTCCGCATTTAGCGACTAAATTTGAAGGCAATCCGCCAGTTAAGGATAAAATTTTAAAAGATATTGAAAATTTAAAGAAAAAATGTGATTTTTTAGTAGTTGAAGGAAGTGGTGGAGTAATTTGCCCTTTTAGGTGGGATGAGCAAAAGATTATGCAACTAGATATTATAAAAGCTTTAAATTATGAGGTGCTGATAGTTGCTGATTCTGGGCTTGGTGGAATAAATAGTGCTATTTTAACAACGGAGTATCTTAAAAATCACAATATAAAAATCAAAGGCTTTGCTTTAAATAATTATGATGAGACAAATCCGATACACAAAGACAATAAAACTATGATAGAAATGCTTAGTGGCTTAAATGTTTTATTTACTGTTCAAAAAGAGCAAAAAAATATAGATTTTAGACCTTAA
- a CDS encoding peptide MFS transporter codes for MKRVWTLFSIEMWEKFNFYGMRAIFSLFMVHFLGLSEANAAIYYGAFLALSYLTPMVGGALADRYIGYHKSVIIGAILLSVAQILFFASASNIASFVTAILGAILVICGNGFFKPSITALLSIRTSKDTNIDAVFSTYYFFLNLGVLLGLFIVPFFGDKVVDGVRDLSAFKWGFLSAFIAMVFGLILYLIFTKDSKDEVKKSNESMKFNPKNAKVCFIIFVCLFCVISYFSSGLNLVKTFLYPAIYAFGISLASYVLMDKSLSKDERANIKTIFISAIFIVFFWATFEQAGSSLTFIANNQMDRSIFGYEMPASMIMMFNPLFVLILSIPFSVFYLKLEQKGIEPKNLNKQAFGLFIMGLSYLIIAYNVKNLGMNLLSIKWFILMYFLQTCAEMLISPIGFALVAKLAPKRLLGLIFGIFYLANAAGYALSGTLAALMPPTTDKFIKAKELGINLQEILDKTTEPTLQVIQTLKLNNIPFSYPEILGYEIRDLFSFFMIFFVLCCISGVLLFIISKLRDNEFKI; via the coding sequence ATGAAAAGAGTTTGGACACTATTTAGTATAGAGATGTGGGAGAAGTTTAATTTCTATGGAATGAGAGCTATTTTTTCGCTTTTTATGGTGCATTTTTTGGGTTTAAGCGAAGCAAATGCTGCTATTTATTATGGTGCATTTTTAGCCCTTAGCTATCTCACTCCTATGGTTGGTGGGGCTTTGGCTGATAGATATATAGGTTATCATAAAAGTGTAATTATAGGTGCTATATTGTTGTCAGTTGCTCAAATTTTATTTTTTGCTTCTGCTAGTAATATTGCTAGTTTTGTAACTGCAATTTTAGGTGCTATTTTAGTGATATGTGGAAATGGGTTTTTTAAGCCTAGCATAACTGCACTTTTAAGTATTAGAACAAGCAAAGACACGAATATCGACGCTGTTTTTAGCACATACTATTTTTTCTTAAATTTAGGGGTTTTACTTGGGCTTTTTATAGTTCCATTTTTTGGAGATAAGGTAGTTGATGGGGTTAGAGATTTAAGTGCTTTTAAATGGGGATTTTTATCAGCATTTATAGCTATGGTTTTTGGGCTAATTTTATATTTAATTTTTACAAAAGATAGCAAAGATGAGGTTAAAAAATCAAATGAAAGTATGAAATTTAATCCTAAAAATGCAAAGGTTTGTTTTATAATATTTGTTTGCTTGTTTTGTGTGATATCATATTTTAGCAGTGGGCTAAATTTAGTAAAAACCTTTCTTTATCCTGCAATTTATGCATTTGGTATAAGTTTGGCAAGCTATGTTTTAATGGATAAAAGCCTAAGTAAAGATGAAAGAGCAAATATAAAAACTATTTTTATAAGTGCGATTTTTATAGTATTTTTTTGGGCGACATTTGAACAAGCAGGGTCGTCTTTAACTTTTATAGCAAATAACCAAATGGATAGAAGTATTTTTGGCTATGAAATGCCAGCTTCTATGATAATGATGTTTAACCCCTTATTTGTGCTTATTTTATCCATTCCTTTTTCTGTTTTTTATTTAAAACTTGAACAAAAAGGCATAGAGCCTAAAAATTTAAACAAGCAGGCATTTGGACTTTTTATTATGGGACTTAGCTATCTAATAATAGCTTATAATGTTAAAAATTTGGGTATGAATTTGCTTAGTATTAAATGGTTTATTTTAATGTATTTTTTGCAAACTTGTGCAGAAATGTTAATTTCTCCAATAGGTTTTGCCCTTGTTGCAAAACTTGCTCCAAAAAGGCTTTTAGGGCTTATATTTGGTATCTTTTACTTAGCAAATGCAGCAGGATATGCACTTTCAGGAACACTTGCAGCACTTATGCCACCAACTACAGATAAGTTTATAAAGGCAAAGGAACTTGGTATAAATTTACAAGAAATTTTAGATAAAACCACAGAGCCTACTTTGCAAGTTATACAAACTTTAAAATTAAACAATATCCCGTTTTCATATCCTGAAATTTTAGGCTATGAGATAAGAGATTTATTTTCATTTTTTATGATATTTTTTGTGCTTTGTTGTATAAGTGGAGTTTTGCTTTTTATAATATCAAAGCTTAGAGATAATGAGTTTAAAATATAA
- the bioA gene encoding adenosylmethionine--8-amino-7-oxononanoate transaminase: protein MNLSQTDLKYIWHPCSQMKDYEELPPIVIKRAKGVYLYDENDKSYMDIISSWWCNLLGHCNETINESIKAQLDKLEHVIFANFTHEGAIKLAHNLSQIVPKGLCKFNFSDNGSSSVESALKMSFQYHYQTNNPQKTRFMCLDDGYHGETIGALSVGAMDLYAKIYKPMLLDSIRIESPDCYRCKYGKTRQTCDAQCFESAKVAFEKYAKTTAAIIVEPLVQGAAGMKIYPSIYLKKLRKICDETNVILIADEIATGFGRTGKMFAFNHANVSPDIMVVSKGLTGGYMPMSITITTQKIYDAFYAPYNEGKAFMHSHTYSGNPLGCAAALGVLKVLKEQDILKNANVTAKYLNENLNLALKNHKNVGEIRSIGLINAIELVANKDKKIDFNPKDRVGYQIYKKALKNGLLLRPLGNVLYFNPPLNITKDEIDEAIKLCVKSMKEILE, encoded by the coding sequence ATGAATTTATCCCAAACAGATTTAAAATATATTTGGCACCCCTGTTCTCAAATGAAAGATTACGAAGAGTTACCGCCTATTGTTATAAAAAGGGCAAAAGGAGTCTATTTATATGATGAAAATGACAAATCATATATGGACATTATAAGTTCTTGGTGGTGCAACCTTTTAGGGCATTGCAATGAAACTATAAATGAGAGTATAAAAGCACAACTTGATAAATTAGAGCATGTAATTTTTGCAAATTTTACCCATGAAGGAGCTATAAAATTAGCTCATAATTTAAGCCAGATTGTTCCAAAAGGGCTTTGTAAATTTAACTTTTCTGACAATGGAAGTTCATCAGTTGAGAGTGCTTTAAAGATGAGTTTTCAGTATCATTATCAAACAAACAATCCGCAAAAAACCCGTTTTATGTGTTTAGATGATGGCTATCATGGTGAAACTATAGGGGCATTATCTGTTGGTGCTATGGATTTGTATGCAAAAATTTATAAACCTATGCTTCTTGATAGTATTAGGATTGAATCTCCTGATTGTTATAGGTGCAAATATGGCAAAACCCGTCAAACTTGTGATGCCCAGTGTTTTGAAAGTGCAAAAGTAGCCTTTGAAAAATATGCAAAAACCACAGCTGCCATCATAGTTGAACCTTTGGTGCAAGGAGCAGCTGGTATGAAAATTTATCCGTCCATTTATCTTAAAAAACTTCGCAAAATTTGTGATGAAACAAATGTGATTTTGATAGCCGATGAGATTGCAACTGGTTTTGGACGAACTGGCAAGATGTTTGCATTTAATCATGCTAATGTTAGCCCCGATATAATGGTGGTTTCTAAAGGGCTTACTGGTGGATATATGCCAATGTCAATTACCATAACAACTCAAAAAATTTATGATGCTTTTTATGCCCCTTACAATGAAGGTAAGGCATTTATGCACTCTCATACTTATAGTGGAAATCCTTTGGGTTGTGCTGCTGCACTTGGAGTTTTGAAGGTTTTAAAAGAGCAAGATATACTTAAAAATGCAAATGTTACAGCAAAATATTTAAATGAAAATCTAAATTTAGCTTTGAAAAATCATAAAAATGTTGGGGAGATTAGAAGTATTGGGCTTATAAATGCCATTGAGTTAGTAGCAAACAAGGATAAAAAAATAGATTTTAATCCAAAAGATAGAGTAGGGTATCAAATTTACAAAAAAGCACTTAAAAATGGGCTTTTGCTAAGACCACTTGGTAATGTTTTGTATTTTAATCCACCACTAAATATAACAAAAGATGAGATTGATGAGGCGATAAAACTTTGTGTTAAAAGTATGAAAGAGATATTAGAATAA
- a CDS encoding ABC transporter ATP-binding protein, whose product MKNKTKFSSLYELYNMFLEVSGKYKKEYKVSLYSGIIAIVVQALLLCTFYFLLEFVYIKDKESVSVVICAMLTLIVIFAIFKFKSSYYDHGGIFVDVGYDLRIKLGKKLTNIPLQSLGKYKTGDLNSVFASNVDESVMFMVMIPIMFLEPIITCFIIILVTLFINYKIAMLLMVILPITIPLYILKRKFSTEEKREFTTANANLESSIIEYIQGIGVLRSINRVGKNSKKLQSEIENVKKVQMKTLGISALPAVLLGTLIIFTTILTLFLAIYLNLQNEISIALVAALLVILSRLNEPFSILLSVATIFDLAQNGFARTKEILNMQELKFNEPLQTPNGFDIEFENVNFAYDGSDKNALTDINFKISQNTMTAIVGTSGSGKTTVIKMLMRYGDPQFGAVKIGGVDIKNITQNELMKHLSVVFQDVYLFNDTIFNNIKMGRDSASDEDIFKAAKMAFCDEFIKRLPQGYQTQIGDIGGNLSGGEKQRISIARAILKDSPIVILDEPTAALDTSSELAVQKAIDELVKNKTIIVIAHRLSTISRAEQILVFDDSNLVEKGTHDELLSKKTKYYKMWQAQQNTKTWQARNKL is encoded by the coding sequence ATGAAAAACAAAACTAAATTTTCTTCACTCTATGAGCTTTATAATATGTTTTTAGAAGTTTCTGGAAAATATAAAAAAGAGTATAAAGTTAGTCTTTACTCAGGAATAATAGCAATTGTAGTCCAAGCTTTACTGCTTTGTACTTTTTACTTTTTACTAGAGTTTGTATATATAAAAGATAAAGAGAGTGTATCAGTAGTTATTTGTGCCATGCTCACTCTTATTGTAATATTTGCAATATTTAAATTTAAAAGTTCTTATTACGATCATGGTGGGATTTTTGTAGATGTTGGGTATGATTTAAGAATAAAACTTGGTAAAAAACTGACCAATATACCACTTCAGAGTTTAGGAAAATATAAGACGGGGGATTTAAATTCTGTTTTTGCAAGTAATGTCGATGAGTCGGTTATGTTTATGGTTATGATTCCAATTATGTTTTTAGAACCGATAATAACTTGCTTTATTATTATACTTGTTACCTTATTTATAAACTATAAAATAGCAATGCTTTTGATGGTTATTTTGCCTATTACTATTCCACTTTATATATTAAAAAGAAAATTTTCAACAGAGGAAAAGAGAGAATTTACAACCGCAAATGCTAATTTGGAGTCTAGTATAATTGAATATATACAAGGTATAGGCGTTTTACGCTCTATAAATAGGGTTGGGAAAAATTCAAAAAAACTCCAAAGCGAGATAGAAAATGTAAAAAAAGTGCAGATGAAAACACTAGGTATCTCAGCATTACCTGCGGTTTTACTTGGAACTTTAATTATTTTTACTACTATTTTAACCCTATTTTTAGCCATTTATTTAAATTTACAAAATGAAATTTCAATAGCTTTAGTAGCTGCACTACTTGTTATCTTATCAAGACTAAACGAACCATTTTCTATCTTGTTATCAGTTGCAACTATTTTTGATTTAGCTCAAAATGGTTTTGCTAGAACAAAAGAAATTTTAAATATGCAAGAGCTTAAATTTAATGAACCTTTGCAAACTCCAAATGGCTTTGATATAGAGTTTGAAAATGTAAATTTTGCCTATGATGGTAGTGATAAAAATGCATTAACAGATATAAATTTTAAAATTTCACAAAACACTATGACTGCTATTGTAGGAACATCAGGAAGTGGCAAAACAACAGTTATAAAAATGCTAATGAGATATGGTGATCCACAGTTTGGAGCTGTAAAAATAGGTGGAGTAGATATAAAAAATATTACTCAAAATGAACTTATGAAACATCTATCAGTGGTATTTCAAGATGTGTATTTATTTAATGATACTATTTTTAATAATATAAAAATGGGGCGTGATAGTGCGAGTGATGAGGACATTTTTAAAGCTGCAAAAATGGCATTTTGTGACGAATTTATAAAAAGGCTACCACAAGGATATCAAACTCAAATTGGAGATATAGGGGGTAATCTTTCAGGAGGAGAAAAACAAAGAATTTCAATTGCAAGAGCAATCTTAAAAGACTCGCCTATTGTTATACTTGATGAGCCAACTGCTGCACTTGATACAAGTAGTGAGTTAGCAGTGCAAAAAGCCATTGATGAACTTGTAAAAAATAAAACTATTATTGTAATAGCTCACCGCCTTTCAACAATATCAAGAGCAGAACAAATTTTAGTTTTTGATGATTCAAACCTTGTTGAAAAAGGCACTCATGACGAGCTTTTAAGTAAAAAAACAAAATACTATAAGATGTGGCAAGCTCAGCAAAATACCAAAACTTGGCAAGCTAGAAATAAACTTTAG
- a CDS encoding ABC transporter ATP-binding protein produces MKDKQKSVLIKIMQPVMSNIKFAAILAGFAALCYVLAFGSFAFIISDLTKGEVNYTLISFALIFIFVEFFTRSNSFKISHVAAFKLEQILRTQISTHLAQIPFGKIITRGSGKLKKIMLDDVKNLHAFVADTTPMIGRIIVVPIASFIAIAILDMRLLGVIIAMFAISIIVMSFAFKDNAKYRNEYDENQNKINTSIIEFIQAMPVVRTFSDGKTSFKRYNESLDAYSKSLKEWIKLTTIASRIGFIVISPILTLVVLAISGSYFYLNDSLEFGRFIAILVLGVGIAESMMPLMFLNNFIQKSRAAASSILEILEIEPLKISNSTKTPLDSSIEFKNVSFKYENRDEFALCDINFKVESKTVTALVGPSGAGKSTAAQLIPRFWDVDKGKILIGGIDIKDMDYNVLNDTVSFVFQDTFLFNESIYENIAMAKPQASKDEVIKAAKAAQIHDFITSLPKQYDTLAGDRGASLSGGQRQRITIARAILRDAPIIILDEATAFADPENEEEIIKAISNLITNKTVIIIAHRLLSIQGADQIIVFDKGKIVEIGIHNELLKNKNLYSKLWENYTQTQIWNIYRGKKDEKQN; encoded by the coding sequence GCATTTGGTAGTTTTGCATTTATAATATCTGATTTAACAAAAGGAGAAGTAAACTATACTCTCATATCATTTGCTTTGATTTTTATATTTGTTGAATTTTTTACACGCTCAAATTCCTTCAAAATTTCCCATGTTGCAGCATTTAAGTTAGAGCAAATTTTAAGAACTCAAATTTCAACACATTTAGCACAAATTCCTTTTGGAAAAATTATCACAAGAGGTAGCGGAAAACTTAAAAAAATAATGCTTGACGATGTAAAAAATTTGCATGCATTTGTAGCTGATACAACGCCAATGATTGGGCGGATTATTGTAGTGCCAATAGCCTCTTTTATAGCAATAGCTATTCTTGATATGAGGCTTTTAGGAGTTATTATAGCTATGTTTGCAATAAGTATTATAGTAATGAGTTTTGCTTTTAAAGATAATGCAAAATATAGAAATGAGTATGATGAAAATCAAAATAAAATCAACACCTCAATAATTGAGTTTATTCAAGCTATGCCAGTTGTAAGAACTTTTAGTGATGGCAAAACATCTTTTAAACGCTATAATGAGTCCCTTGATGCATATTCAAAAAGCCTTAAAGAGTGGATAAAACTTACAACAATAGCTTCAAGAATTGGCTTTATAGTTATTAGTCCTATTCTAACACTTGTTGTATTGGCTATATCTGGTAGCTATTTTTATCTTAATGATAGCTTGGAATTTGGAAGATTCATAGCTATTTTAGTCTTAGGAGTGGGCATAGCAGAATCTATGATGCCACTTATGTTTTTGAATAATTTCATTCAAAAATCTCGTGCTGCAGCAAGTAGTATTTTAGAGATTTTAGAAATTGAGCCACTTAAAATTTCAAATTCCACAAAAACTCCTTTGGATTCATCTATTGAGTTTAAAAATGTTAGTTTTAAGTATGAAAACAGAGATGAATTCGCACTTTGTGATATAAATTTTAAAGTTGAAAGTAAAACAGTTACAGCACTCGTTGGTCCAAGTGGAGCAGGCAAAAGCACTGCTGCTCAACTTATTCCAAGATTTTGGGATGTTGATAAGGGTAAAATTTTAATAGGTGGCATAGATATTAAAGATATGGATTATAATGTTTTAAATGATACAGTATCTTTTGTATTTCAAGATACATTTTTATTTAATGAAAGCATTTATGAAAACATAGCTATGGCAAAGCCTCAAGCCAGTAAAGATGAGGTCATTAAAGCTGCAAAAGCTGCTCAAATTCATGATTTTATAACAAGCTTACCAAAGCAGTATGATACTCTTGCAGGAGATAGAGGAGCTAGTTTAAGTGGTGGACAAAGGCAACGAATAACTATAGCAAGGGCTATTTTAAGAGATGCTCCTATAATAATTCTTGATGAAGCAACAGCATTTGCAGATCCTGAAAATGAAGAAGAAATTATAAAAGCAATATCAAATTTAATAACAAACAAAACAGTTATAATCATAGCTCATAGACTACTAAGCATACAAGGCGCTGATCAAATAATAGTTTTTGATAAGGGAAAAATTGTAGAGATTGGAATTCATAATGAGTTGTTAAAAAATAAAAATTTATATTCAAAACTTTGGGAAAACTATACTCAAACACAAATTTGGAATATTTACCGAGGTAAAAAAGATGAAAAACAAAACTAA